The Mycobacterium sp. EPa45 genomic interval GTCACCGGGAAGTACTCCGCTGCCTTCCACGGTGACCCGGGCGGTCGCGCTATCCGCTCCGTCGACTCGGTGCTGCGCTGGACCTACGGTGGCGCTGAGGCCGCCGCCGAAGGCGATCGCGTTCGCGACCTGCACAAGCCCATCACGATGAAGAGTGCCGAAACCGGTAAGCAGATCAGCGCTTTGAACCCCGAGGCCTATCAGTGGGTGATTGCCACCGGCTACATCGTCAACGCCCAGGCCGGGCGGCTGATGATCGGTCGGGAGTTCACCGACGCGGAAAAGGATGAGCTGCTGCGGGATAACCGCCGCCTGGCTCGTCTGCTGCACGTCCCGATGCGCGGCTATCCCGAGACTCAGCAGGAAATGGCTGACTACTACGAGGCGATGATCGGCACGCTGCAAGGCACGCCGCAGGCACTGTCGTTGATCGAGGATCTGAAGAACGGCAAGACCGAGGTGCCGCCGTCGACGCCGAAGCCCGTGGCTGCTCTGGTGCGGGCGGCGTTGAAGCCCGCGTTGCGCTTGAATTATCTGTCGATCGTCGGGCTGTTGGATCCACGACTTCGCGAGAAGCTGGGCGTCACCTGGAGCGCCGAAGAAGAATGCCAGCTCACGCGAAGATACGCCGCCATCCGCACTGCCTACCGGGTGCTACCCGACCGGCTGACGTACTTCCCGTTGGCTTATCACGCTCGCAAGCACCATAGGTGCCTCGAGAAAATGAAGCAGCGCCAACAAAAGTCGTTCGCCTACAACCTGCCGAAGTAGGCCCGGCGAGGGGAGGATCTGAAGTCGGGTCCCTTCGACACGAGCGGCTACGCCCGCTCGAGCAGCACTCCAGGCTGGAATTCGGTGAAGAGTCCCTGGCACGGGCGCGCACGCACTGAAAGGGAAGGCCGCTCGCGCAGAGGCTTACGGGCTTAACCCAGCGGCGGCTTGATACTCACGGGCGACATCGAGCACCCGGAAGAGCTCACACGGCGTGGCGATGCCCTTCAGCGTGTGTGTCCCGCGGCCCTCCAGCGTGATGCCAGAGCCGGCAACCAGATTGCGGACAGCCGACGAAACCATCACTTCCGAGTTGGCCGCCACGCCTTGCACGCGCGCAGCCTGATGCACCGTCAGCCCGGCTACATCGCCACCGCGAATTTCGATTTCGCCGGTGTGCAGGCCCGCCCGTATTTCGACACCGAGTTCCGAACGGATGCGATCAGTCAGCGCCCATGCGCATCGGATTGCGCGACTGGGGCTGTCGAACGTCGCCAGCATTCCGTCGCCGGTGCTCTTGACCCAACGTCCGCCGCAGACACCGATCTCGATGCGGCACAAATCATCGTGGCGGTCCAGGACGTCGCGCCACACTGTGTCGCCGACACGCGCCGCATGCACTGTCGAACCGACGATGTCGGTGAACAGAACTGTTGCAAGCTTTCGAGAGTGGTCGGCATTCGGCCGGGTGCCGGTGAGGAATTCCTCGATTGCGTCGGCGTATGTGTCGCGCGCGCTGAACCAGACCGCGTGGTCGTCAGTAGGCACCTCGAGGAACCTGGCGCCCACGATGTGCTCGGCCAGGTAACGGCCGCTTTGGAATGGAACAATGCGGTCCCCGGGAGCGTGCATGACGAGAGTCGGCGCGTAGATGGCGGGCAGCACGTGGCGGACGTCGAGGTCGGCGATCATCTGACCGAACGAAGTGAGCTTCGATCGGGCGATCGACGCACGTTCATACCGTCCGGCCCAGCGGCGAAAGCCGGGCTGCTTCGCCACCGAAGGGGCCATGTTGCGAGCCGATGCTATGCCGGTGCCCCAGAGT includes:
- a CDS encoding oxygenase MpaB family protein is translated as MTATPDVDIRQFTEDPGPIELVPPDSLTAEHTGHWTFLILEGAAFMMQAMHPVIAEVTGKYSAAFHGDPGGRAIRSVDSVLRWTYGGAEAAAEGDRVRDLHKPITMKSAETGKQISALNPEAYQWVIATGYIVNAQAGRLMIGREFTDAEKDELLRDNRRLARLLHVPMRGYPETQQEMADYYEAMIGTLQGTPQALSLIEDLKNGKTEVPPSTPKPVAALVRAALKPALRLNYLSIVGLLDPRLREKLGVTWSAEEECQLTRRYAAIRTAYRVLPDRLTYFPLAYHARKHHRCLEKMKQRQQKSFAYNLPK
- a CDS encoding adenylate/guanylate cyclase domain-containing protein, whose translation is MTLPRPETRYAEADGVRIGYQVFGSGKRTLICVLGFAQNIEVIWENPEAAAFFERLGSFCRVIQFDKRGTGTSDRALPLPSLDARVQDLDAVMRAEAVDRAVLLGWSEGGTLAAFFAATYPERTEGLILSGSFASWVRCADHPWAPTRRQQSLVFRFGPLLWGTGIASARNMAPSVAKQPGFRRWAGRYERASIARSKLTSFGQMIADLDVRHVLPAIYAPTLVMHAPGDRIVPFQSGRYLAEHIVGARFLEVPTDDHAVWFSARDTYADAIEEFLTGTRPNADHSRKLATVLFTDIVGSTVHAARVGDTVWRDVLDRHDDLCRIEIGVCGGRWVKSTGDGMLATFDSPSRAIRCAWALTDRIRSELGVEIRAGLHTGEIEIRGGDVAGLTVHQAARVQGVAANSEVMVSSAVRNLVAGSGITLEGRGTHTLKGIATPCELFRVLDVAREYQAAAGLSP